In Ochotona princeps isolate mOchPri1 chromosome 22, mOchPri1.hap1, whole genome shotgun sequence, the following are encoded in one genomic region:
- the GSS gene encoding glutathione synthetase gives MATSWGSLLEDEQQLEELAQQAVDRALAEGVLLRTSQDPTSSDVVSYAPFTLFPSLVPSALLEQAYAVQKDFNLLVDAVSQNSAFLEQTLSSTIKRDNFTARLFDIHRQVLKEGIAQTVFLGLNRSDYMFQRSTDGSPALKQIEINTISASFGGLASRTPAVHRHVLNVLGKTGEAAKILSNNPSQGLALGIATAWELYGCASAVVLLIAQEKERNIFDQRAIENELLAKNIHVIRRRFEDVSKNGSLDQDRRLFMDGQEVAVVYFRDGYMPSQYSSQNWEARLLLEKSRAAKCPDIATQLAGTKKVQQELSRVGVLEELLPGQPEAVARLRATFAGLYSLDMGEEGDRAIAEALAAPSQFVLKPQREGGGNNLYGEEMVQALVRLKDSEERASYILMEKIEPEPFGNCLLRPGRPTHVVQCISELGIFGVYVRQGQTLVMNKHVGHLLRTKAIEHADGGVAAGVAVLDNPYPV, from the exons ATGGCCACGAGTTGGGGGAGCCTCTTGGAGGAtgagcagcagctggaagagctAGCCCAGCAGGCTGTGGACCGGGCCCTGGCTGAGGGGGTGCTGCTAAGGACCTCACAGGACCCCACCTCCTCAGAC GTGGTGAGCTATGCCCCATTCACGCTCTTCCCCTCACTGGTCCCCAGTGCCCTGCTGGAGCAGGCCTATGCTGTGCAGAAGGACTTcaacctgctggtggatgctgtcaGCCAGAACTCTGCCTTCCTGGAGCAAACTCTGTCCAG CACCATCAAAAGGGACAACTTCACTGCTCGTCTCTTTGACATCCACAGGCAAGTCCTGAAAGAGGGTATTGCCCAG ACCGTGTTCCTGGGTCTGAACCGCTCAGACTATATGTTCCAGCGCAGCACAGATGGCTCCCCGGCCCTGAAACAGATAGAAATCAACACCATCTCTGCCAGCTTTGGGGGTCTGGCCTCCCGAACCCCAGCTGTACACCG ACATGTTCTCAATGTCCTGGGTAAGACTGGAGAAGCTGCCAAGATCCTCTCCAATAATCCCAGCCAAGGACTGGCCCTGGGGATCGCCACAGCCTGGGAGCTCTATGGCTGTGCCAG TGCTGTGGTGCTACTGATTGctcaagagaaggaaaggaacatATTTGACCAGCGAGCCATAGAAAATGAGCTATTGGCCAA GAACATCCACGTGATCCGGCGAAGATTTGAGGATGTCTCTAAAAACGGGTCCCTGGACCAAGACCGAAGGCTGTTTAT GGATGGCCAGGAAGTCGCCGTGGTTTACTTCCGGGATGGCTATATGCCCAGTCAGTATAGTTCACAG AACTGGGAAGCACGCCTGCTGCTGGAGAAGTCACGTGCTGCCAAGTGCCCAGACATTGCCACACAGCTGGCTGGGACAAAGAAGGTGCAACAGGAGCTGAGCAGGGTGGGCGTGCTGGAGGAGTTGCTGCCTGGCCAGCCAGAGGCTGTGGCTCGTCTTCGCGCTACCTTTGCTGGCCTCTACTCACTGGACATG GGTGAAGAAGGGGACCGGGCCATTGCTGAGGCCCTCGCTGCCCCTAGCCAGTTTGTGCTAAAGCCCCAGAGAGAGGGCGGAG GTAACAACCTATATGGAGAAGAAATGGTACAGGCATTGGTGCGGCTGAAGGACAGTGAAGAGAGAGCCTCCTACATCCTCATGGAGAAGATTGAGCCTGAGCCTTTTGGGAATTGCCTGCTTCGGCCTGGCCGTCCCACCCATGTGGTGCAGTGCATCTCAGAGCTGGGCATCTTTGGAGTCTACGTCAG GCAGGGACAGACACTTGTGATGAACAAGCATGTGGGGCATCTACTTCGAACCAAAGCCATCGAGCATGCAGATGGTGGTGTGGCAGCAGGAGTGGCAGTCCTGGACAACCCGTACCCTGTGTGA